One genomic region from Mycobacterium basiliense encodes:
- a CDS encoding maleate cis-trans isomerase family protein translates to MRRASLQQLGVGVVAPSDFALDRELWRWVPDEVSLHVTRLPFTPLPATIELAVHISDPALVAQGVTNLGAVSPLVTAYACASGSFVGGLAGEAALVAAMVAAGAPIAVTTSGALLAALRYLGLSRIVAVTPYLADLTAGLANYLAEAGVEVTGAAGLGLTTGIWTVPYNITADLVRDNDTADAQAIFISCTNLPTYDLIAALERELGKPVLTANQVTMWSALDAIGRKAFGPGQHLLER, encoded by the coding sequence ATGCGCCGAGCGTCGCTGCAGCAACTGGGGGTCGGGGTGGTCGCGCCGTCCGACTTCGCCCTCGACCGTGAACTCTGGCGTTGGGTGCCCGACGAAGTCAGTCTGCACGTTACCCGCTTGCCCTTCACCCCGCTGCCCGCCACGATCGAGCTCGCGGTGCACATCTCCGACCCGGCTCTGGTCGCCCAAGGGGTAACCAACCTGGGTGCGGTCTCGCCGCTGGTGACCGCGTACGCATGCGCCTCCGGCAGTTTCGTCGGCGGCCTGGCGGGTGAGGCCGCGCTGGTGGCGGCGATGGTCGCGGCCGGCGCCCCCATCGCCGTCACCACCAGCGGCGCGCTGCTGGCCGCGCTGCGCTACCTGGGCCTGAGCCGAATCGTCGCGGTGACGCCCTACCTTGCCGACCTCACCGCCGGGCTGGCCAACTATCTTGCCGAAGCAGGGGTCGAAGTGACCGGGGCTGCCGGGCTCGGCCTGACCACCGGCATCTGGACGGTGCCCTACAACATCACCGCGGATCTCGTCCGGGACAACGACACCGCCGACGCCCAAGCCATATTCATCAGCTGCACCAACCTCCCCACCTACGATCTGATCGCCGCCTTGGAGCGCGAACTCGGCAAACCGGTGCTCACGGCCAATCAAGTCACCATGTGGTCGGCCCTCGACGCCATCGGCCGCAAGGCATTTGGCCCGGGCCAGCACCTGCTGGAGCGCTGA
- a CDS encoding M24 family metallopeptidase yields MAAGLETEYPSRLRRLRDTMAHKEFSALVVCDPANLFYLTGYNAWSFYTPQCLLVGPQGPPHLFTRAMDAAGARLTCNLDEDHIHGYPEELVHRPDMHPFDWISALIGELVDPGEPVAVECDSPYLSPRGYRALQRGLPSNRLVDSAELVNWIRVIKSPYEIQQLRIAGRIAEHAMRTAYDNLRPGRRQCDVVAAIMAAQACGTAQHGGDYPALVPLLPTGRAAGTPHLTWTAQRFHSGEATTIELAGVFGRYHAPLARTVVLGDPAPQLTDTAKVVAEAMDATLAAIRPGVDAGLVHQAFERVIKPHGIKKDSRIGYSIGIGYPPDWGERTVSLRRGETTELAAGMAFHVILGIWMDDWGYELSEPVVVTDTGVERLTDLPHELTISR; encoded by the coding sequence ATGGCTGCGGGGTTGGAAACCGAATACCCGAGCCGACTGCGGCGCCTGCGAGACACCATGGCACACAAGGAGTTCAGTGCGCTCGTGGTGTGCGATCCGGCGAATCTGTTCTACTTGACCGGCTACAACGCGTGGTCCTTCTACACACCGCAATGTCTGCTGGTTGGCCCTCAGGGGCCGCCGCACCTGTTCACCAGGGCGATGGACGCCGCCGGCGCCCGCCTCACCTGCAACCTCGATGAGGACCACATCCACGGCTATCCCGAAGAATTGGTGCACCGGCCGGACATGCATCCGTTCGACTGGATCTCCGCGTTGATCGGCGAACTGGTCGACCCCGGTGAACCCGTCGCGGTGGAGTGCGACTCGCCCTACCTCTCCCCCCGCGGGTATCGGGCCCTGCAGCGGGGGTTGCCGTCGAACCGGTTGGTCGATTCTGCCGAACTCGTGAACTGGATTCGGGTGATCAAGTCCCCCTACGAAATACAGCAGCTACGCATCGCGGGCAGGATCGCCGAACACGCAATGCGCACCGCCTACGACAACCTGCGGCCAGGGCGCCGACAGTGCGATGTGGTCGCCGCGATCATGGCCGCCCAGGCGTGCGGCACCGCGCAGCACGGCGGCGACTACCCGGCACTCGTGCCGCTGCTGCCCACCGGCCGGGCCGCGGGGACACCACACCTGACCTGGACCGCCCAGCGGTTCCATAGCGGCGAGGCCACCACCATCGAACTGGCGGGCGTTTTCGGTCGCTACCACGCCCCGCTGGCGCGCACCGTCGTGCTCGGCGACCCAGCTCCCCAACTCACCGACACCGCGAAGGTGGTCGCCGAAGCGATGGACGCCACCCTGGCCGCCATCCGCCCCGGCGTGGACGCCGGTCTTGTCCACCAAGCCTTCGAACGGGTGATCAAACCCCATGGAATCAAGAAAGATTCGCGGATCGGCTACTCGATCGGCATCGGATACCCACCGGACTGGGGCGAACGAACGGTGAGCCTGCGCCGCGGTGAGACGACCGAACTCGCGGCGGGTATGGCGTTTCATGTCATCCTGGGCATCTGGATGGATGATTGGGGCTACGAGCTGTCCGAACCGGTAGTGGTCACCGATACCGGGGTGGAGCGCCTGACCGACCTGCCGCACGAACTCACGATCTCGAGGTAA
- a CDS encoding maleate cis-trans isomerase family protein, translating into MPTVGLLYPGHSAEDDFSVFEARVGGAVRLPIAITSVGEDAHRVDALLDLGREQRLIAGAAQLAGERPEAIMWACTSGSFVFGPQGAHEQVAAVAAFAGVPAASTSIAFVDAHRHLGRQLGIRRVAVAASYPDDVAQHFVKFLSEGGAEVTAMASHSIYTAAEVGTLSPDQVVEMVTAADHPDAEAVLVPDTAMHTLAIIDKLEAAVGKPVLTANQVTVWKGLELLGPVPPVPGLGVLFGDRI; encoded by the coding sequence ATGCCAACGGTGGGCCTGCTGTATCCCGGCCACAGCGCCGAAGACGACTTTTCAGTGTTCGAAGCGCGGGTCGGCGGGGCCGTTCGCCTACCGATAGCGATCACCTCGGTCGGCGAGGATGCGCATCGCGTCGACGCCCTGCTCGACCTCGGCCGCGAGCAACGCCTCATCGCCGGGGCGGCGCAGCTGGCCGGCGAGCGACCGGAGGCGATCATGTGGGCGTGCACCTCGGGCAGCTTCGTGTTCGGGCCGCAGGGCGCACACGAACAGGTGGCGGCCGTCGCGGCCTTCGCCGGAGTGCCCGCCGCGTCGACCTCTATCGCGTTTGTCGATGCACATCGACACCTGGGCAGACAACTCGGGATCCGCCGGGTCGCGGTCGCGGCGTCCTACCCCGACGACGTGGCGCAGCACTTCGTGAAGTTCCTTAGCGAGGGCGGCGCGGAGGTGACCGCGATGGCCAGCCACAGCATCTACACCGCCGCCGAGGTAGGCACGCTTTCACCCGACCAGGTGGTGGAGATGGTCACCGCCGCTGACCACCCCGACGCCGAGGCGGTGCTCGTCCCCGACACCGCGATGCACACGCTGGCGATAATCGACAAGTTGGAGGCCGCGGTGGGCAAGCCGGTACTGACCGCCAACCAGGTGACCGTATGGAAAGGGCTCGAGCTGCTCGGCCCGGTGCCGCCGGTGCCCGGGCTGGGCGTGTTGTTCGGAGACCGGATATGA
- a CDS encoding GntR family transcriptional regulator: MNSFIGPLVRESTPSIIADKLRQAIAHGELKPGTQLGEAELARRLGVSRGPLREGMQRLTQEGLLVAIRNRGLFVIDITPDDVRDMYLAREAIERAAMAKILEGDHAAAGDELLLIADQMAAADSPAEVSERDIAFHERLLQLAQSPRLSRMHQTLITETQMCIHALSDSYADSEVRGQEHRALAEGIRKGDRELAERLLAAHMDDAIRRLVEGTAAEEPKPVDS, translated from the coding sequence ATGAACAGCTTCATCGGCCCGCTCGTCCGGGAGTCAACTCCCAGTATCATCGCCGACAAGTTGCGCCAGGCCATCGCCCATGGCGAGCTCAAGCCGGGCACCCAGCTCGGTGAGGCCGAACTGGCGCGCCGACTTGGCGTCAGCCGTGGCCCGCTGCGCGAGGGGATGCAGCGCCTCACTCAGGAGGGTCTGCTGGTTGCGATCCGCAACCGCGGGCTGTTCGTCATCGACATCACGCCCGACGATGTGCGCGACATGTATCTGGCCCGCGAGGCGATCGAGCGAGCCGCGATGGCCAAGATCCTCGAGGGCGACCACGCCGCGGCCGGTGATGAGTTGCTGCTCATCGCCGACCAGATGGCGGCCGCGGACAGCCCGGCCGAGGTCAGCGAACGCGACATCGCCTTCCACGAGCGCCTGCTGCAGCTGGCCCAAAGCCCACGGCTGTCTCGGATGCACCAAACACTCATCACCGAGACCCAAATGTGCATTCACGCGCTCAGCGACAGCTACGCGGACTCCGAAGTTCGCGGTCAGGAGCACCGAGCATTGGCGGAGGGGATTCGCAAAGGCGACCGCGAACTGGCCGAACGGCTACTGGCCGCCCATATGGACGACGCCATCCGCCGGCTCGTCGAGGGGACCGCGGCCGAGGAACCGAAGCCCGTCGACAGCTAA
- a CDS encoding NAD-dependent succinate-semialdehyde dehydrogenase: MSERDEACVLQAVEKRLFIDGKWVDAADGRTFDIADPATGETLCSVANATVVDGQAALDAAVAAQPDFAAMPPRQRADVLMQSFHLLHERIDDLALLMTLEMGKPLAEARGEIAYAAEFFRHFAEEAVRIDGGYQTAPHGGARFLVTRQPVGPCLLITPWNFPMAMGTRKLGPAIAAGCTSVIKPAPQTPLSMLALMGILSEAGLPAGAVNCITVTDAGPVMEPLIRSGLARKLSFTGSTTVGRQLLKQCAEKILRTSLELGGNAPFIVFSDADLDEAVEGAVAAKMRNMGQACTAANRIYVQSSVIDEFGRRLAERMAALPVGRGTQPGVAVGPLIDAAALRKVQMLVADAVERGAAVLTGGEAVDGGGYFYPPTVLTNVSPDAALCEQEIFGPVASLIAFETEADVIAAANDTEYGLVSYVFTNDLRRALRVAEALETGMVGLNQGVVSNPSAPFGGVKQSGLGREGGAVGIDEFLETKYIGIAMP; encoded by the coding sequence GTGAGCGAACGCGACGAAGCGTGCGTGCTGCAGGCCGTCGAGAAAAGACTCTTCATCGACGGCAAATGGGTCGACGCCGCCGACGGGCGCACCTTCGATATCGCCGACCCGGCGACGGGTGAAACGCTCTGTTCGGTCGCCAACGCCACCGTGGTCGATGGCCAGGCGGCGCTGGACGCCGCCGTCGCCGCACAACCCGACTTCGCGGCGATGCCACCACGGCAGCGGGCCGACGTCCTCATGCAGTCGTTTCACCTACTGCACGAGCGCATCGACGACCTTGCCCTGCTGATGACGTTGGAGATGGGTAAGCCACTGGCCGAGGCCAGGGGAGAGATCGCCTATGCGGCGGAATTTTTCCGACACTTCGCCGAGGAGGCCGTGCGGATCGACGGCGGCTATCAGACAGCACCCCATGGCGGGGCCCGATTTTTGGTCACCCGCCAGCCCGTCGGTCCGTGCTTGCTGATCACCCCCTGGAACTTCCCGATGGCGATGGGAACGCGCAAGCTGGGACCCGCGATTGCCGCCGGCTGCACCAGCGTGATCAAGCCCGCGCCCCAAACGCCGTTGTCCATGCTGGCGCTGATGGGCATTCTGTCCGAGGCCGGGCTACCCGCCGGAGCGGTCAACTGCATCACGGTCACCGACGCGGGACCGGTGATGGAACCCCTGATCCGGTCCGGTTTGGCCCGCAAGCTGTCGTTCACCGGGTCGACTACGGTCGGCCGGCAACTTCTGAAGCAGTGCGCGGAGAAGATTTTGCGAACCTCACTCGAGCTGGGCGGGAACGCGCCGTTCATCGTGTTCTCCGATGCCGACCTGGACGAAGCGGTGGAGGGCGCCGTGGCCGCCAAGATGCGCAACATGGGCCAGGCCTGCACCGCGGCCAATCGCATCTACGTACAGTCGTCGGTTATCGACGAGTTCGGTCGCCGGCTGGCGGAGCGGATGGCGGCGCTGCCGGTCGGCCGTGGCACCCAGCCCGGTGTTGCCGTTGGGCCTCTCATCGACGCGGCCGCGTTGCGCAAGGTGCAGATGCTGGTCGCCGATGCGGTGGAGCGCGGTGCCGCAGTGCTGACCGGCGGTGAAGCAGTGGACGGTGGCGGTTACTTCTACCCGCCCACCGTCCTGACGAATGTGTCGCCCGACGCCGCCTTGTGTGAGCAGGAGATCTTCGGGCCGGTAGCTTCGCTCATCGCGTTCGAAACCGAGGCCGACGTGATCGCGGCCGCCAACGACACCGAATACGGTTTGGTGTCCTACGTGTTCACCAACGATCTGCGGCGTGCGCTACGGGTCGCCGAAGCGCTGGAGACCGGGATGGTCGGGCTCAACCAGGGCGTCGTGTCCAATCCCTCGGCCCCGTTCGGCGGCGTCAAGCAATCCGGCCTCGGCCGCGAAGGCGGCGCCGTCGGCATCGACGAATTCCTCGAGACCAAGTACATCGGGATCGCGATGCCCTGA
- a CDS encoding M20 family metallopeptidase yields MPLTHRERAVLDTIDENHLVELTRSLVRATGQNPPGEEAATVAALSGAAAELGLDVTEQRVRPGRHNVLITKTGGAGPGLLLLGHTDVVPVGDGWTRDPFGGVIEHGRIYGRGASDMKGCLAAALSAMAALRGTELSGPIELAALVDEEDAGIGIRAYVASTAPRSHGCITAEPTELQTVIGARGASYLRVLVRGTACHAGRPDDGANAIYGAAALVAEIERMHAELADHKHPLLGPATWSVGQIQGGTGASVVPAECVVTADRRLLPGESSTAVLDDVHARIEALRLADRGLTFEIEMPMAMPAFLTPAESTLARTVGAAVVDAGGPALPPGGWAAACDGGFIARDLGVPVVVLGPGSVSAQAHRPDESVAIDEIILAARAYALTALRLLA; encoded by the coding sequence GTGCCGCTGACCCACCGCGAGCGGGCCGTGCTCGACACGATCGATGAGAATCATCTAGTCGAGCTGACCCGGTCGTTGGTGCGAGCCACCGGTCAAAACCCGCCGGGAGAGGAGGCCGCGACGGTAGCGGCACTATCCGGGGCGGCCGCCGAGTTAGGTCTCGACGTGACCGAGCAACGGGTACGGCCTGGTCGACATAATGTGCTGATCACCAAAACCGGCGGTGCCGGTCCGGGATTGTTGTTGCTCGGGCACACCGATGTGGTGCCGGTCGGCGATGGGTGGACCAGGGATCCCTTTGGCGGCGTGATCGAACACGGCCGGATCTACGGCCGCGGCGCGTCGGATATGAAAGGTTGCCTGGCGGCTGCCCTTTCGGCGATGGCCGCACTGCGAGGCACCGAGTTGAGCGGACCCATCGAGTTGGCGGCCCTGGTCGACGAGGAGGACGCCGGCATCGGCATCCGGGCCTATGTCGCGTCGACTGCCCCCAGATCGCACGGCTGCATCACCGCGGAGCCGACCGAGCTGCAGACCGTCATCGGTGCGCGCGGCGCCTCCTACCTCCGGGTACTCGTTCGCGGCACCGCCTGTCACGCCGGCCGCCCGGACGACGGCGCGAACGCGATCTACGGCGCGGCGGCATTGGTGGCCGAGATCGAACGCATGCACGCCGAGTTGGCGGATCACAAACATCCGCTATTGGGTCCCGCGACCTGGAGTGTCGGGCAGATTCAGGGCGGTACCGGCGCCAGCGTGGTCCCGGCGGAATGCGTTGTCACGGCCGATCGGCGGTTACTACCGGGCGAGTCATCCACCGCGGTGCTCGACGACGTGCACGCGCGGATCGAGGCTTTGCGTCTGGCGGACCGCGGCTTGACCTTCGAAATCGAGATGCCAATGGCCATGCCCGCGTTCCTAACACCGGCGGAATCGACGCTGGCCCGCACCGTCGGCGCCGCCGTGGTCGACGCCGGGGGACCGGCGCTGCCACCGGGCGGCTGGGCGGCGGCGTGCGACGGTGGATTTATCGCCCGCGATCTGGGTGTGCCCGTTGTGGTGCTGGGTCCGGGATCGGTCAGCGCACAGGCGCACCGACCGGACGAGTCGGTGGCGATCGACGAAATCATCCTTGCCGCACGGGCTTACGCGCTCACTGCGCTGCGCTTGCTGGCTTGA
- a CDS encoding FAD-binding and (Fe-S)-binding domain-containing protein — MLTRTGYDVGRLGRALRSNIRGAVCDDATSRGLYAVDASNYRLPPDLVVVPADTEDLAAAVALTAGAGAPVTMRGGGTSMAGNAIGGVVIDVSRHVNAIRGIDTAARTAVVEPGVVLTDLLTAARPLGLTFGADPSSASRATIGGMIANNACGAHSVAWGTTADNVRSLDVLLADGTRCVVESRGVREQLASGPGREGELHRSLQAFVDTHELVIRRRFGRFARQISGYALHRLLPEHGYNVAGLLCGSEGSFAATLGATIALTPLPAARVLCVLGFPDPIASAECVSVLLGHRPLTMESINVDLVDRLPGEVRRAATDAGLPAGRAWLLVEIGGADRGAAEAAAEQMLAELRDSSPTATVALVTDVRAQAVLWRCRTDAAGLATRRVDGGEAWGGWEDAAVPPERLADYLRGLDHLMNRYGLHGASYGHFGEGCMHMRIDFDLFSTAGVASYRSFVEEATALVVALGGSVSGEHGDGRARSELLGLMYGSDGLALHAEMKAIWDPGAVMNPGVIVDPPPLDAAIRHRGSAKDRKLLTLFSYPDDNHDFAQAQRRCVGIGKCRQSSGGVMCPSYQATHEELHSTRGRAHLLWEMLQGELVTDGWRSTQVRDALDLCLSCKGCLADCPVNVDMATYKAEFTAHHYAGRPWARPLSHWSMGWLPQLSRFASVAPRLTNRITGTQLAKRLGGIAPQREVPGFAEQTFTSWFSRRSSAARPATRGPVVLWPDSFTNYLAPQVGQAATAVLEAAGYQVVLPAGPVCCGLTWISTGQLRAAKRRLSRALGVLEPHLRAGTPVVGLEPSCTAVLRRDAVELLAEDTRAELLATSTTTLAEFLDRSGWQPPDIATDALVQTHCHQHAVLGFDADRALMVKAGIRAEVPDSGCCGLAGNFGFERVHYELSRAVGERVLLPAVRSVAPSTVILADGFSCRTQIAHGTERRALHLAELLATGLP; from the coding sequence ATGCTAACCCGTACAGGCTACGACGTCGGCAGGCTGGGCAGAGCGCTCCGATCCAATATCCGGGGCGCGGTATGCGACGACGCCACCAGCAGGGGGCTGTACGCGGTCGATGCGTCGAACTATCGGCTGCCTCCCGACCTCGTGGTGGTCCCGGCCGACACCGAGGACCTGGCCGCGGCGGTGGCGCTCACCGCCGGGGCCGGTGCGCCGGTGACGATGCGCGGCGGTGGGACGTCGATGGCCGGCAACGCCATCGGTGGCGTGGTCATCGACGTCTCGCGACACGTCAACGCCATCCGCGGCATCGACACAGCCGCGCGCACCGCTGTGGTCGAACCCGGCGTGGTGCTCACCGACCTGCTGACCGCGGCTCGCCCGCTTGGCCTCACCTTCGGCGCCGATCCGTCCTCCGCCAGCCGCGCGACGATCGGCGGCATGATCGCCAACAATGCCTGCGGGGCGCACTCCGTCGCATGGGGCACGACGGCCGACAACGTCCGGTCACTCGATGTGCTGCTCGCCGACGGCACCCGCTGCGTCGTCGAGTCGCGGGGCGTCAGGGAGCAGCTGGCGAGCGGGCCCGGACGCGAGGGCGAGCTGCATCGGTCCCTGCAGGCGTTCGTGGACACCCACGAGCTGGTGATCCGCCGCCGGTTCGGCCGCTTCGCCCGGCAGATCTCCGGGTACGCGCTGCACCGGCTGCTGCCCGAACATGGCTATAACGTCGCGGGGCTGCTGTGCGGCAGCGAAGGCAGCTTCGCAGCCACCCTGGGGGCGACGATCGCGTTGACGCCGCTCCCGGCGGCGAGGGTGCTCTGTGTCCTGGGCTTCCCCGATCCGATCGCGTCGGCCGAGTGTGTCTCGGTGCTGTTGGGCCACCGGCCGCTGACGATGGAGTCCATCAACGTCGATCTGGTCGACCGGCTGCCCGGCGAGGTGCGCCGGGCGGCGACCGACGCCGGGCTCCCCGCCGGACGCGCCTGGCTGCTGGTGGAAATAGGCGGCGCAGACCGCGGCGCCGCGGAGGCAGCGGCGGAGCAAATGCTTGCCGAACTGCGTGATTCGAGTCCGACGGCGACGGTCGCATTGGTCACTGATGTCCGCGCCCAGGCGGTGCTGTGGCGGTGTCGCACCGATGCCGCCGGTTTGGCGACGCGTCGTGTCGATGGGGGAGAGGCCTGGGGTGGTTGGGAGGACGCGGCGGTCCCGCCAGAACGCCTGGCCGATTACCTGCGCGGGCTAGACCACCTCATGAACCGATACGGCCTGCACGGGGCATCCTACGGACACTTCGGCGAGGGTTGCATGCACATGCGGATCGACTTCGATCTGTTCAGCACGGCTGGCGTCGCGTCATACCGGTCGTTCGTCGAGGAGGCCACGGCTCTGGTCGTCGCGCTGGGTGGATCGGTTTCCGGCGAACACGGCGACGGCCGGGCCCGCTCCGAACTGCTAGGTCTGATGTACGGGTCGGACGGGCTGGCGCTGCATGCCGAGATGAAAGCCATCTGGGATCCGGGCGCCGTGATGAACCCCGGCGTCATCGTCGACCCGCCGCCACTGGACGCGGCGATTCGACACCGCGGTTCGGCCAAGGACCGAAAGCTGTTGACGCTGTTCAGCTATCCCGACGACAACCACGACTTCGCGCAGGCCCAGCGGCGCTGCGTCGGCATCGGAAAGTGCCGGCAATCCAGCGGTGGCGTGATGTGTCCGAGCTACCAGGCCACCCACGAGGAGTTGCATTCAACCCGCGGCCGGGCTCATCTGCTTTGGGAGATGCTGCAAGGGGAGCTGGTGACCGATGGCTGGCGGTCCACCCAAGTCCGTGACGCGCTCGACCTCTGTCTGTCGTGCAAGGGATGCTTGGCCGATTGTCCGGTCAACGTCGACATGGCGACCTACAAGGCCGAATTCACTGCCCACCACTACGCTGGTCGGCCTTGGGCTAGACCGCTGTCGCACTGGTCGATGGGCTGGCTGCCGCAGTTGTCACGGTTCGCCTCGGTCGCACCGCGGTTGACCAATCGGATCACCGGTACGCAGCTGGCGAAACGCTTGGGCGGGATTGCGCCCCAGCGTGAAGTCCCCGGCTTCGCCGAGCAGACCTTCACGTCGTGGTTCTCCCGACGCTCCTCGGCGGCCCGGCCGGCTACCCGGGGACCGGTCGTGTTATGGCCCGATAGCTTCACCAATTACCTTGCGCCGCAAGTCGGTCAAGCCGCAACAGCAGTCTTGGAGGCGGCCGGATACCAGGTCGTGCTACCCGCTGGTCCGGTGTGCTGCGGGCTGACGTGGATTTCCACCGGCCAGCTGCGGGCGGCCAAGAGGCGGCTATCGCGCGCGTTGGGCGTGCTCGAGCCGCACCTGCGAGCGGGCACACCGGTCGTCGGGCTCGAGCCCAGTTGCACCGCGGTGCTGCGCCGTGATGCGGTCGAGCTGCTGGCTGAGGATACGCGGGCCGAGTTGCTCGCGACGTCGACCACTACCCTTGCCGAGTTCCTCGATCGCTCGGGTTGGCAGCCCCCGGACATCGCGACGGATGCGTTGGTGCAGACACACTGTCATCAGCACGCCGTGCTCGGCTTCGACGCCGATCGTGCGTTGATGGTCAAGGCCGGTATCCGGGCCGAGGTGCCAGACTCCGGATGTTGCGGCCTGGCGGGCAACTTTGGTTTCGAGCGCGTCCACTACGAGCTGTCGCGGGCGGTCGGGGAGCGGGTGCTGCTGCCTGCCGTCCGGTCCGTCGCGCCCTCGACGGTTATCCTCGCCGACGGTTTCAGTTGCCGTACGCAGATCGCGCACGGCACCGAGCGACGGGCGCTGCACCTGGCCGAGCTGCTGGCCACCGGCCTGCCCTGA
- a CDS encoding aminotransferase-like domain-containing protein produces MSASTLPLATRAAGLVGSVIDSSTSLLHKQSHDVVRFAMGSPAAEAVPTEILAGIASIELSAPDAYDYAATEGDPSLREALLEMLRGTSDETTPDRLTITAGGMQGLDLFCKVFVDPGDLVTVESPTYTNGSATALSYGAMLQEIPVDDDGMDVDRLERLVDDAGRPPKAIYTIPTFQNPSGVTLSLQRRLRLLELARRWGSMVIDDDPYGMLRFAGPPVPTLRELGGGDPLVFTVRTFSKIVAPGLRVGWVDTVPELQPLLINAKQAMDTCTNLPAQRLLTGFLSGGHLADHLSAQRAEYRRRKEAIQAALREHFGDRARWTDPEGGFFCWVTLDNVDTTALFEPALAQGVAFIPGAAFSPSGRFNNALRLCFASNPPDRIHEGIARLRRAVDSITPD; encoded by the coding sequence GTGTCAGCTTCCACACTTCCACTTGCCACCCGCGCCGCCGGTCTGGTCGGGTCGGTCATCGACTCCAGTACGTCGCTGTTACACAAGCAATCTCACGACGTGGTGCGGTTCGCCATGGGCAGCCCCGCGGCCGAGGCGGTGCCGACAGAGATTCTTGCCGGGATCGCGTCGATCGAACTGAGCGCGCCCGATGCCTACGACTACGCCGCGACGGAGGGCGATCCGTCGCTGCGCGAGGCACTGCTGGAGATGCTGCGGGGCACCAGCGACGAGACGACACCCGACCGGCTGACGATCACCGCGGGCGGTATGCAGGGGCTGGACTTGTTCTGCAAGGTCTTCGTCGATCCCGGCGATCTGGTGACCGTCGAGTCGCCCACGTATACGAACGGCAGCGCGACCGCCCTGTCCTACGGCGCGATGCTGCAGGAGATTCCGGTCGACGACGACGGCATGGACGTCGATAGGTTAGAGCGGCTGGTCGATGACGCGGGCCGGCCGCCGAAGGCGATCTACACCATCCCCACGTTCCAGAACCCGTCCGGCGTGACGCTGTCGTTGCAGCGCCGACTGCGGCTGCTCGAGCTGGCCCGCCGGTGGGGGTCGATGGTGATCGACGACGACCCGTACGGCATGCTGCGGTTTGCGGGCCCGCCGGTGCCGACGCTGCGCGAACTCGGCGGCGGTGACCCGCTGGTGTTCACGGTCCGGACCTTCTCCAAGATCGTGGCGCCAGGCCTGCGTGTCGGCTGGGTGGACACCGTCCCCGAGCTGCAACCGCTGTTGATCAACGCCAAGCAGGCGATGGACACCTGCACCAACCTGCCCGCGCAGCGCTTGTTGACCGGCTTTCTGTCCGGCGGCCATCTGGCCGATCACCTGAGCGCCCAACGTGCGGAATATCGGCGGCGCAAGGAGGCTATCCAGGCGGCGCTGCGCGAGCACTTCGGTGACAGGGCGCGGTGGACCGACCCGGAGGGCGGTTTCTTCTGTTGGGTCACCCTCGACAACGTCGACACCACAGCACTTTTCGAGCCGGCCCTCGCCCAGGGCGTCGCGTTCATCCCGGGTGCGGCCTTCTCTCCGAGCGGCCGGTTCAACAACGCCTTACGCCTGTGCTTCGCCTCCAACCCGCCCGATCGCATCCATGAAGGGATCGCCCGCTTGCGCCGGGCGGTCGATTCGATCACACCGGACTGA